One stretch of Syntrophales bacterium DNA includes these proteins:
- a CDS encoding long-chain fatty acid--CoA ligase yields the protein MHWNIGYILKKRAKLSCNKPALIYEDTPITYGKLNEGTNRAAHYLQKLGLKKGDRVCVFLLNCPEFLHLYFAAAKLGLIFVPLNFRLVGPELEYQLNNCGARMLAFHDALMRYVEPIRNRVMVEKDKFLWVKSLTPGCPNCPEWAAPYDEVMKNYPADEPEPEEPVNMDDPLAIIYTSGVTGDPKGALVSHSQTYFKNFQIMFYTDMREDDIFLAQLPLFHSGGLFVSFTPGLCRGVTMIMRQGFDPGQFAVDIGKYRATVVLALTTMWRFVLETGKLNEVDTSSVRAVLGGGERTPQVLFDELAKRGLRMQQGFGQTENSAMMFLPKEDIKRKQGSIGLPGFFTEIWIEDEKGRKLPPREIGEIVARGPNVMMGYWNMPEKTAETIVNGVLHTGDLGYTDEDGYFYIVDRAKDMYRSGGENVYPAEIEKVLSEHPKISNVSIIGVPDERWGETGKAFVVPKEGQSLTPEEVIAFLKDKVAKYKYPTQFEFLESLPMTASGKIAKVELKKRYGVRLDK from the coding sequence ATGCACTGGAATATCGGTTACATACTAAAGAAGAGGGCTAAGTTGTCGTGCAATAAGCCGGCATTGATTTACGAAGATACACCGATCACGTATGGGAAGCTGAACGAGGGAACCAATCGGGCAGCCCATTATTTGCAGAAATTGGGTCTCAAGAAAGGGGACAGGGTCTGTGTATTCCTTTTGAATTGTCCTGAGTTCCTCCATCTGTACTTTGCGGCGGCAAAGCTCGGTCTCATCTTTGTCCCCCTTAATTTCCGCCTAGTGGGACCTGAGCTTGAATATCAGCTCAACAACTGTGGTGCCCGAATGCTTGCCTTCCACGACGCACTCATGAGATACGTTGAACCTATCCGGAACAGGGTGATGGTAGAAAAGGATAAGTTCCTCTGGGTAAAGAGTCTTACCCCCGGTTGTCCTAACTGTCCGGAATGGGCGGCCCCTTATGATGAGGTGATGAAAAACTATCCCGCCGATGAGCCGGAACCGGAGGAACCGGTAAACATGGATGATCCTTTGGCCATCATTTACACCTCCGGTGTTACCGGCGATCCGAAGGGCGCTCTCGTTTCCCACAGTCAGACTTATTTTAAGAACTTTCAAATCATGTTCTATACTGATATGAGAGAGGACGATATCTTCCTCGCCCAGTTACCGCTGTTCCATTCCGGGGGTCTCTTTGTCAGCTTTACTCCCGGCCTGTGCCGGGGGGTAACGATGATCATGAGGCAGGGGTTTGATCCGGGGCAGTTTGCCGTAGATATTGGAAAATACAGGGCTACTGTGGTCCTTGCCCTTACCACGATGTGGCGATTTGTCCTGGAGACAGGGAAACTGAACGAGGTTGATACCAGCAGTGTCAGGGCTGTCCTTGGCGGAGGGGAGAGGACGCCACAGGTCCTGTTTGATGAACTGGCGAAGAGAGGACTTAGAATGCAACAGGGTTTCGGTCAGACGGAAAACTCGGCCATGATGTTCCTGCCTAAGGAAGATATAAAAAGGAAACAGGGATCTATCGGTCTGCCGGGCTTTTTCACAGAGATCTGGATAGAAGACGAGAAGGGGAGGAAGCTGCCTCCGCGTGAGATCGGTGAGATAGTGGCGAGGGGTCCCAATGTCATGATGGGTTACTGGAATATGCCGGAAAAGACTGCCGAGACGATAGTAAATGGTGTGCTGCATACAGGAGATCTTGGCTACACGGATGAAGATGGTTATTTTTACATTGTGGACAGGGCGAAAGATATGTACAGGAGCGGTGGAGAGAATGTCTATCCTGCCGAAATAGAGAAGGTCCTGTCCGAGCACCCGAAGATTAGCAACGTTTCTATTATCGGTGTGCCTGATGAAAGGTGGGGTGAGACCGGCAAGGCATTTGTTGTACCCAAGGAAGGTCAGAGTC